The Halobellus ruber nucleotide sequence GCTCGGCGTCGACGCCCATCACTTCGAGGACCGCGTCGGCCTCGTTTGCGGCGGCGGCGTCGGCGGTTCCGCCGGTGACGATTGCGACATCGGCGTCCAATGTCGGCGGCTCGTAGTTCGGTCGCTGCGCCACGAGCGTCCGCCCGCGCTCGTCGTGGTCCACGGTCACCTCCCCATCGACTTCTTCGGCGACGGCGGCGACATCCGCCTCGGAGACGCGCGTGACGAGCGCGTGGCCCGCAGTCTCCAGCGCGGTGCGCGTGAGGGCGGACACCTCCGACGGCGATTTTCCCGCCGCGAGGATCGCCTCCGGTACGCCGCGTCGCTTCTCCCGGCCGGCGTCGAACCGGCCGGCGCCGGTGGTGGCGTAGCCCCGGAGCCGCGATTCGGCTTCCGCCGGGGAGAGCTCCCCGGCAGCGACCGCTTCGAGTAACTCCCGCATACCTTCCCT carries:
- the larB gene encoding nickel pincer cofactor biosynthesis protein LarB, with protein sequence MRELLEAVAAGELSPAEAESRLRGYATTGAGRFDAGREKRRGVPEAILAAGKSPSEVSALTRTALETAGHALVTRVSEADVAAVAEEVDGEVTVDHDERGRTLVAQRPNYEPPTLDADVAIVTGGTADAAAANEADAVLEVMGVDAERVEDVGVAHLGRVLDQVERLRAADVLIVAAGREGALPTVVAGLVDTPVIGVPVSSGYGHGGDGTAALAGMLQSCTVMSVVNVDAGFVAGAQAGLVARAVSNARGQSE